TCTGCAATGAGATTTTCTCATGGAGGATTTTCTTCCTTGCAATGTGCTTCTAGGTTTTATTAGCCACTGGTTGCTTCTGTAAATGTCTTAGTTTCAATTATATAATCCAGATAATCAGAGGAGGAGTGAACTCTGAACTATGGAAGGCAGTTATCTAACTTGTTGATTAACTGATTAACTTAGGAGTGAACACTAAATCGTGGGTCTCTTGAAGTGTACTTTTTCTCAGTTTTAAGGGAGAGTATGTTCAAATTATGATTATGTTGACACTAGGTATAAGATGTGGTTTCACTTATCCAAAAGTATAAGAATAAAGAGTTGTGATTTCATATGTATATTGTTTTCTCTTATATATTAGAATCACTTGCTAAATGTTGTGATTGTGTTTCCTTTTATAAGCTAGAAGCAATTATTGCTATTCTCTCTAGGGTGAGTATCAGTATAATTTTTCCTAGAAGAACCTGCACTGCTTGCAATTCTATTCGTGGCTTGCCTTATTACAAGAGCATTCTTCCCCATTAATATGAAGCACTGATGAAGCCGAAAATTCCCTTTTCTGGAAGAGCCTTTAATGTATTATTGGTCATTTGTTCACGGGCTAGTTATGGAGAGATtatgataaatttattttttatacgGTGAATAATAAAATAGGGATTGATTACTTTAGTTATTCTTAGTTACTTTTAGGAGAGGTAGAGGaaggccgaagaagtattggggagatatgattaggcaggacatggtacatcttcagcttaccgaggacatgacccttgacaGAAggttgtggaggtcgagaattaggataGAAGATTATTAGGGTAGAGGATTCGTAGGGTATAGAGCTACTTCCTTTCCATACCAGTAGTTTTAGGATTATTCTCATTTTGTTTTATTCTTAGATTTCTGTTACTATCCGATGTTGCTTCTGCATTGGTTTTGTTGCTATCTGCTTCTTTTCATGACTTTTTTTCACTACTATATTGTTTTTCCTTACTGCTGTGATTATGCGTGCCTTGAGCTGAGGGCCTAtgagaaacaacctctctacccgcttcaggtaggggtaaggttgcgtacacacTGCCCTCCCTAAACCCAATTTGTGGGAATACTCCGTGTATGGCTAATACATGTATTCTTATTCCACATTCTATTCTACATAAAATAACATACAGATTTTTGCATAAATTATGCATGTATCTTTTTAATAATCGTGGTATCTGAGCAGGTTGTGCATACCCCATACTTGTGCATGTATAAACAATGCAGAGTAACCAACCACTTTATAGAGTTACGTGgcatttatttttttcttgtacAACCAACCATACATGATATTAACTTAGCAGAATTTTATGTTGAGATTATTTCTATTAGTGAGGTAAACCAAACACCCCCTTAATGTATAGCATTGTTGGAGCCAAGTGAGTTAACCTGGCCTTAATGTGGAAGCTCTTTCCTCGAGAAGGAAAATGGTCAAAGATAAGTAGATGTGGAATGAATGAGACAAAAAGGCTTTCAGTGTAAAAAACCAGTTTTTATTGAAAATTTTGGGTACGCTGCCTTGCCCAGACCCTGCATGAACGCGAGATGTTTAGTGCATGGAGCTGCCCTTTATTTTTGGATGTCAAGTGCTGATTAAGTTGTGTGGTGTTATGTACCAACTTCTAATAAATTTGATTTCTTTTTATTAATGGTATCTATTCATAGCATTGGGCTCCTCAAGGCTGAATTGGTCCGTTTCCCCAAAATTAACCCAACATTAACTTCCATTCGTCATTTCCCTCCTTATCTTTTCTTTTAATTGTACATGTTAAGAGCGAGCTCCTGACCGGTGGCAAAGTTGTGTTATTCACCATGCAGgcaataaaaataagcattagTCCGCACAAAAGATACCTGTAATTGGGAGAATGTAAATAAAACTAAAGTTGCAGGTGCCAGGTAGTGAAGTATTACTAAGTTTTCCTAATTCATGAAACTCTTTTATCAACTTTATTGCAAACAAGGGCACATGGTGAACAGTGTGAAAGACTACTTAGCTTTTACTCTTGATATCcttatttcttctttttctttaatgTGTGTGGTTCACATCATATAGGATTATCCATCTCACAAGCATCATAATGTTAATTCTacttataaaataaaaatcataATGTTTGATTCTATAATTTTGCTTAATATAAAACTCTCTTGCTCATCCCTTTTCCTGATTTTTTTGGTAGTTGTTGGATCTCCCAGGAATTATTGAGGGTGCCAAGGATGGAAAAGGTAGAGGAAGGCAGGTAAAGTGTTGCGTTTGCTTCTTAGCTATCTCATTATTTCTTTAGCACCATATATGTTTTCATAAGAAAACAGAGATTTAATTTTTAAGGACTCTGTATCCAAGACAACAAGTAGATACATTTAAAACCTAAGAAAATGGTACCTGAAATGAATTCTCTCCAATCATGATGAAGATCAGTCAAGAAGATACCAGAGAATATCTGTGTATTTTCTCCACATTGAATACACCCTCCATTCTCATTTGCTTAatactcttttctttttttttgggtcGCAAAATGAGTAACCTTTGCTATATCTAATTATTTAGAAACTATTTAACTTTTACATTCCTAATTTACCATTGACATGAGTTGTTGTAGGCCCCAGTGCATATAAAAACAAACATCAAAGGGTAGTTTTGGTACTTCTTACATATTAAGCTTATGCATCAAATTATTTCTTTCTTAACTTCTTCTCCAATAAAAATTGCCAAATAATTTGGAGTAGATGGGATGAAATTATAAAAAGTTGAATGAAGTATATGGAACCACTAAAGCACACCTCTCAAAGAAAATACACCCACTTCTTGATAAAGCCATAGTTACATCCAGATTTACATTGGTCATTTCCCCTTCCTAACTGTACCTTCAATGAATAGCTATACTAAGGAAGGACCTGAATATTTTGGCTATAATGAAGACATGATAACTATTGTAGAACTACACTAAGAAAGGGGATGATCTGGTGTTGCATGTCAACTAAATGCACCAAATCACGGCCAACAATAGTCACATTCCCTCAAATATCTGTCCCCCATTCCTCTTTACTTTTATAAATAGGTCTAAACGAATTGCCATGTGCTCATGATTATTGATGTATGACATGATACCTTGAGAGTCTTCAACCTTCATTTCTTGTTTTATTAAGATGTAGTTGGTGGGCTTAATATCACTTATCTTGTGACTGATGACAAATACAGGTTATCAGTACTGCAAGGACTTGCAATTGTATACTTATTGTTCTTGATGCAATAAAACCAATTACTCACAAACGTCTCATCGAGAAAGAGCTTGAGGGATTTGGCATCAGGTAATAGACTGTTGGAATGTTTGTGTTCCCCTTATGTAATCTGCTTTTCCTTTTCCCCCCTATTGATTCACGATTCTTGGTGCTCTTCCCTTTATTAGGTTGAACAAGGAACCACCTAATCTGACATTCAGGAAGAAAGAGAAGGGTGGGATCAATTTAACATCAACAGTGACCAACACTCATTTGGACCTCGATACCGTAAAGGCCATATGCAGTGAATACAGAATACATAATGCTGATGTTCATCTTAGGTATGATGCAACTGCTGATGACCTTATTGATGTCATTGAAGGCAGTAGAGTATACACACCTTGCATCTATGTTGTGAACAAAATTGATCAAATCACAATGGAAGAGCTAGAGATTCTGGATAAACTTCCCCATTATTGTCCGATCAGGTAGTTATCCATTTTTTAAAGTTTTGTGTTTGTTTCTTTTCATCTATCATTTACAGATTTCGGTAAATAAAAGCTTCATGGATAACAACATATAGGAACCCGTGACACAAATTGAATGAAATTGGTGAAAGCCTAATAGAAATGTTCACTTCTTAATACTTCGATAAAGTGTATAAGAAATATGCACTTCTTTAATATAGCTTGACTCTTGATGATGAACATACATCAGACTCCGCAATCTTGGTAAAATCTCGATTAGCACTGTGTATGccactttattccttccattcaTCATTTGAGCGACACATTGTTCTTCTCGTTGTAGTTGACCCTATTCAAgtcaatttttttcttttgatatttCCAGTAAGGTCAGACTTAGATTTCGTTTGGTTGGCAAACATCATATCAACAACAAGTAGCTGATATTGAAAAATCATTATTGAAGTAATGTGTGTAGTTGAATAGTTGTTCTACTAAACATTGATTCAACTGCCACCGTCCAGTAAAGAGGCAAGTAGGTGTTGGCTGGCTAGATCTTTTTGGACGATTGGATTGGCTCCATCACATGGCGTAGGCTTGGCGTTTGAACTTCATGAGCTCAGGGTTAAGGACCTCTTACAAAAGTTATGGATGGATATGAATGTTCTATGCATTTCCTGCTTGTGGTTCACAACCATCTTTTTTTGGGTTATATTTACTTTTCAGTGAGGTTACTCTGACTTCCTGTCATCACATCTATCGAAATTCAGAAGGATTGGAGTATAATTTCATAATATTTCTAGATTCACAACATACATAGATCTTTGAACTTTAGTAAAATAATAACTGAGCATGCCTTTTGTTTTTTCTAGTAGAGTAGTACTTACTTTTTGTAGTAGAGAATGACTACACCCATATTGTATGTAACTAAGACTCTCATATAAGCTCTTATCATACATTTTGACATGTTACACTCAGTTCAAGCCTGATAAATTTCGTTAATTGCTGTACTTCTGTAGTGCATGTCTTTAGTCATCTATGCTTCTGTTTTTGTTCTCTGTTGTGTTTTTTCATTGCCTTATTCTCTGAGAAATGAAGTTGCTGGAATCATTTTAAGTTCTTGTCTTCTCTTCACTTAAGAATCTATCAATCTTATCGTAAAATGCTTTTTCTATGATTTCCTGCAGTGCTCATTtggaatggaatcttgatggctTGCTCGAGAAGATTTGGGAATATCTCAGTCTAACCCGTATATACACCAAGCCGAAGGGAATGAATCCAGACTATGAGGACCCAGTAATTCTATCATCAAAGAGAAGGACAGTGGAGGACTTCTGCGACAGAATCCACAAGGATATGGTTAAACAATTCAAATAGTATGTTGTTCCTTTCAACAGTTCTTCTTTTACAGTTTTCTTACATTTGATGTTAGAAGTACCCTTCACATGTGTTGTCAAGAAGATGAGTTTAAGTATGGCAATTTTTTTCTAAAGTATGGTATTCTACTTTACAAAGTAAGGGAAAAGGGATTTCCAAGGGAGACATGAGGAGGGCATAGGAAGTGCGTGAAGGGACAATTGTGCATACTTCGATAAGGACCTTCTCTCCTATGGTCCAAATATGGCAAAGAAAGGGAGAACGGGGTGTGGCGGGGGGAGGGGGTGGGCCGGTGGGGGTTTGAGGTTAATTACTGAAACTCCAAAGGAGCGGGATACTGCAAACTCCAGACAGCTTCCCTAGCATTCTTCAAAAAATTCAAATGCTTCTTGAGCTAGTTActggaaaaatcataaattgttagGATTATACAAACCTTCACCATACTAAAAATCACGCCCGCTGCTAGTCAAATGCTTATTGAGCTTGTGGGATCTGTGGCAGTAAAACACTTATTTCCATTTTCCCCTTCTTTTTTGTGTTTGGTTTTGTTAATGGTGAGAAACAGGAACTCTATCTGTCAAAAGACAGATGAAGCATAATTGTTATTCCTTCAAGTCTATAGTCAGATAACGAAATAATTTGATGAAGGTCAAATCAGATAGAATTACAGTCTTGAGTCTTAAAATAGCCTTTGCCGATGCCAACTTGCTTCGTATTGAAGCATAGTTGTTGTTGTGATTTAAATAGCTTTTCTGTGCTCTCCTGGTCCATTTGGTCGAAGCTTTTATCATCATTGCCCCTCATTGGTAATTCACCATTTGAACTTCGGCAATTATGATAACTTGCATGGTCATAATGCTGTCTTTGAGGACCTTTTTCCATTGACTCGCATCATTTGATTTCATATAGTTTGTCATACAATGTTTAACATTTAGGTTTGGTATGATGTGATATTTTCTGTCTTCTTAACAATCATGTGCCTTGGGTGCTGCAGTGCGCTGGTTTGGGGTTCAAGTGCAAAACACAAACCTCAGAGGGTGGGCAGGGTAATTACTCTGAACTGCTTGCATCACATTTTATCCGCTGATTTCTTTGTCGCTTGTCCCTTCCTAGATTTTATGCAATTAGGATGCTGTTCTTTACACTTGTTCTGTACCAGGAACATGAACTAGAAGATGAAGACGTCGTCCAAATCATCAAGAAGGTGTGATTGTAGAACTTGTACTTTGAATGCTGCAGTTGATGCAGATCTCTAGCACTAAAGGGTTTCATCGCATGTTGAGGTTTGTCCTAGATTGCATCCCTTGGTTTAGTTGTCCTTTTTCCAGTAGTTAGATCTAGTTTGAACAAAGTAAATCTTGTTGTGCCTGTTGTCACGGACAAGCTATATGGTGAATCTGCACATGTGCTGGCTAATCGTCCTCTGTATCATCTAAAGCCTGCCCCAGGGAGCAGTTAGTGGTAGTTGAAACTGCAAAAATTTAGTTTGTTTGTTCATACACTGTTGCCTCCAACTGGAGCTAAAATTTTCCATGAGAACTTTTAGTGTTTTTGATGATTTTATGTTGAATCTTTCTTCAAATCTCCATTACATAAACCAGGGCTTTCCATGCGTCGGAAAAAGAATCTAGGAGTAGGAGTTTCCAAATCTCTAGTTTGGCTCCCATCTAGTTTGATGCAACCTCTATtaaacttttgtcagatttcagAATATTCTGGTAAGTAAATATTTACAAGATTACTTCAAACCTGCCCACTAATACTTCCATTTAATATAGGGAAATTACCAGTTATGTCAGCCTATAAGTAAGTTAGTACAAAAAATTagccaattcataaaatattattaatattagccaattagctatttgtagtaAAAAAATATCaagtttttgctttcttttgagtgggtgttGGTGGAATAGATTGGATATATCTTAAAGAGTTtaaatctcagttttgggatgatttggtagagttttgaggtggcttgaattgaaaattcgaagtagaagatgaacatggaaaaagatgatatgtgtatcacactgtgtatcatatttgtatcatatgtatacctgtgtgtgagatacatgcgtgatacatgtgtTGCAGAAGAtctttttgaactcgattttaactacgaattttgatatcAAATCAGTCTAattcacctccaatcttcctcaaattttatatatagactcatctatatgttttcaatgaatttcaaccttACTCATTGAAGGTCtctttttgcttagatttttgaaattttatatatatatattgtatttcaTTATGTTGTTTGCTACCTTATCATGAAATtttctttccgtcttgcatctaatgttgttgATTCTTGGAAGGATATATTTGTGAAAAAATATGGAAGGGTATATTTGTTTGTGATTCTTGGAAAGAAAGAATCCTTATTCATTTGAGTTTTCAATTTTTGTATGTgcttggctagttttggtaaCTATATAATTAATGGCTAAAGGTTGGTAAGTTAGGACttatttggaccttttccgtaAGATTCCCTTCAATATATGACCTTCACTTTATGAAGGTTAACTTTGTTATTTTTAAGGGTCTAGCTTTAAAAACCAGTCACTCATCGATTATTGCATCATTTCTCAAAATTAGGTACGCATCGCGGATTTAAATCCCGTGTATTATTCTGTATTTAAGTGAAGAATGCTAGAGGTACGGGCGCATTTATTCACCGAATTTTGAACCATGTGTCACTGATCCGTGAGATTACTCGGTCATAAAAAGAACTACCTAATTGTTTCTCTAATTAAAGGAGTGATACTTGTGTATAATTGTGGTAGAGGCCTCATATTTAAGATCAAGTCGCCGTTTCGGAGTCGACAGGAGATCTGGGCACACACTACAACAGGATTTCAACAAGCAACCAAATGTATTGagttttaatttgccaaaatttgttttaatttttgaCCCAAATTTAAATGACAACACTAGAACTCACCTAGGGAAGAAGGAAAAGCGTGGAAATGATCACATTCCACTGAGAAATTAATCTTTTGAGACGACAAAATTAGCCAAATTTGTTCTCATACACTACGCATGCATTATTCATGTTGACTTTGCTCTTCCCCTTAAATATTTGGTTCAGCTACCAAAAGAGAGAATTGTGCAAATCCAAAAACAAATGCGGTCTCTGTCACTGTGCAAATCCAAAAAAATCAACAAACACTAGAATTGTGATTTCACTTAGCCAAATTTTCGATAACCATTGGTCAGGTCCAGTTCTCTCGTTTAGTGAGCATTGGAACTGGTAAAAAAATTATTCCTTATTCATAATGTGAAATTAAATAAAGAATTCAGGCTTCGGTTTCTTTCAATCATTTTCGATTTCCTTACTGTTCTCAGTGAAGGTAAACAAGTACGAACTCATACTTCTGAGTGTTTGATTTCAAGTTTTTATTTCCTTAAACAATGTAGAAGTGGAAAGAAAAAAGAGTTACTGAATCACCTCCGATTTTTTAATAACAAAAGAGAAAATCAATTCCTTTTGGCAAATATTCACTTTCTGTCTATTTTTTTGACAAATATCATGACATGTAAAACTATCATTTGAACAATTCGACGAGGTCAATTTCAAAATaagtgaaaagaaaaaagaaaaaaaggacttGATGAATTTTCAATGTTAAAATCTTGGGATCCATCCAATAATgagaaaattttcaatttaaccaT
This sequence is a window from Nicotiana tomentosiformis chromosome 5, ASM39032v3, whole genome shotgun sequence. Protein-coding genes within it:
- the LOC104108081 gene encoding developmentally-regulated G-protein 3, which produces MATVMQKIKDIEDEMAKTQKNKATAHHLGLLKAKLAKLRRELLTPTSKGGGGAGEGFDVTKSGDARVGLVGFPSVGKSTLLNKLTGTFSEVASYEFTTLTCIPGVIMYRGAKIQLLDLPGIIEGAKDGKGRGRQVISTARTCNCILIVLDAIKPITHKRLIEKELEGFGIRLNKEPPNLTFRKKEKGGINLTSTVTNTHLDLDTVKAICSEYRIHNADVHLRYDATADDLIDVIEGSRVYTPCIYVVNKIDQITMEELEILDKLPHYCPISAHLEWNLDGLLEKIWEYLSLTRIYTKPKGMNPDYEDPVILSSKRRTVEDFCDRIHKDMVKQFKYALVWGSSAKHKPQRVGREHELEDEDVVQIIKKV